The Chloroflexota bacterium sequence GGTGCTGATGTGCACGAAGATCCCGCCGCCGGCATCGTTGCCCCACGGGTCGCCGCCCAATCCCGTGGCGTCGCCCCCGGTGATGTGCAGATCCTGCACGGTGAGGCGGATATAGCCGGACACGTAGAGCACACGCCCCTTGCCCTTGGCATCCAGGATGGTGGGATGGGCCGTGGGATCAGGAGCATCCCACCGGGCTGTGGAGTAGCCCCCGCGCAGGGTGAGGGATTTGGTAATGTACACCACCTGGGTGATACCCTGGCGTGCGTGGACGTCGGAATAGGTCCCCTGGGCGATCTTGACCGTGTCCCCATCCTGGGCCGCGTCCACCGCGGCCTGGACCGTGGCGTAGCAGGGGGCCGCCCCCCCGCAATTGCCGTTGGGGGCCACATACAGGACGCCGGAGTCGGCGAGGGCCACGCCGCCCTGAGCCCCCAACAATCCCAACAGCCCCAAAGCCAACCCCAGGCCCAGGGCCAAAGCCAACATCACTCGCCCGCTCATAAATCGCCCCCTTATGTCAATAGATGAGGTGAAGAGTTGCCAGCGTGAACGATGGAGCCAAACAAAAAAACACACCGCCGCCTGCCGACGGCAGTGTGCCCAAACCACGTCTCCAAAGCGTCTCAAGGAGACCGATCCCCACCCAACCTTGGGCTCATTTCGTTGGGACGCTGATGCCGCTGATACTCGCAGATTCTCACAGATGGATCGACGCCGATCAGAGCTCCCTGATGTACATTAACATGCCAATGGGGCACTGACGTCACGAGGGGGACGCCAGCGCACATCCTGCTACCTGCGACGAGCGGTCTCGTATATCTTACGACGCACTTGTGGCTCGGGTCCGAAGTTGAGCAGCAACCCCACCTCGATCTCCGTTGCCTTGAGATAGTTCAGAAGCTGGGCCTCATGCTCAGGAGCAATGGCCTCGGCCGCCTTCAGCTCAACGATCACCAGACCATTGATCAAGAGATCCGCGTAGTACTCGCCCACGACAATGCCATCGTAATGGACTCTGATAGGCGCCTGCTGGATGACATCGAATCCCCTACTGCGCAGTTCATGGGCCAGGGCGTTCTCATACACCTTCTCCAAGAAGCCATAACCCAGGGTGTTGTACACATGATAGAAGGCGTTGATAATGGCGCTGGTCAGCCTACTATGTTTGTATCCCATCATCCTATCCTCTGAAGGCTAACAGGATCCACAAGCAGAAGCACGATCAGCGCAAATCAGCGTGCATCTGTGGCATCTGCGTGCTATCGATTTCGGCTTCCCCGGGTGCGTATCTCGTGCCCGGCCCGGCGGAGGGCGGCCAGGTCCCGCTTGATGGTGGCCCGGCTCACGCCCAACGCGTCCGCCAGATCGTCCACGGTGGGC is a genomic window containing:
- a CDS encoding GxxExxY protein; its protein translation is MMGYKHSRLTSAIINAFYHVYNTLGYGFLEKVYENALAHELRSRGFDVIQQAPIRVHYDGIVVGEYYADLLINGLVIVELKAAEAIAPEHEAQLLNYLKATEIEVGLLLNFGPEPQVRRKIYETARRR